In Carassius carassius chromosome 19, fCarCar2.1, whole genome shotgun sequence, a single genomic region encodes these proteins:
- the f5 gene encoding coagulation factor V, with product MKLYFWPGVPYGLAILAFLCNCATAVERRYYIAAVNINWDYIAGQQRTGTSYKKVVYREYNEGFTQAKTHPLSSGLLGPTLRGQEGDTIIVTFKNMADHPCSIHPHGIAYGKQSEGSLYFDNTSLYEKEDDVILPGQEHTYQWEVTSEVAPMDADPPCITYSYLSHFDIVKDYNTGLIGTMLICKKGTLDGSGNQLHFHQEAVLLFGVFDENKSWYSTGGPEQAHNVKYTINGYTNGSIPDLDICAHSKVSWHLLGMSSEPELFSVHFNGQALVHDGHKTSSIGIISGTATSASMNGIHPGRWLISSHISRHLEAGLNGYLNIKTCDEYTAPKRRLTIQQKQESQVWTYYIAAEEVIWDYAPNMKENMDGDFRSKYLKQGPQRIGKKYKKAVFTQYKDGTFKERAEDKQRKKELGILGPVIRAQIRDVIKIVFKNKASRPYSIYPHGLTIDKAAEGANYPAEGNQTHGIQPGQNYTYTWSVSEEDTPTDSDPRCLTRMYHSAVDTPRDIASGLVGPLLICKSQSLNKKNVQLKADKEQHAMFTVFDENKSWYHDENINTYCSDPKRVKRDDPEFYKSNVMHTINGYVYESGQELGFCNGEIVTWHVSSVGEQDYIQTATFYGHTFELKNREEDMLSLFPMTGETITMNMLNIGIWLLASLNSHDSTKGMRVKFKDLECFRDYVMEYDYEPEKFTVWKPAPISDIKKEEPKQIIPIVVDEDTDNYAAEFGLRSLKSFKDDVELLDLSILDFDDGLLPTTETKSPTPSDELDKSHNATFGSFNQIHGLSTEEAGLDKRQSSNKVLNEITKEPLLNKTSISDSKPEVMSNNDTDSVISNSPVVERNVRSASTKPVNEMESVSTNVTLDSEINTNIVENGSSSLETDSFSAYTTQLANVSSSLETDSFSAYTTQVENVSSSLETDSFSAYTTQVVNVSSSLETDSFSAYTTQVENVNSSLETDRVSVNTSHSPVIETNITHTMNETHIFPTNTSINSSDAPVGDRNINMEGDSPSLNSSESNLLISNQTLVNKTTIQANTKNNPDLADGDHDSSGHVFIYHVPSPDSLSNSSETQSEEDFVLLNGGLTSEISTDYKTVVEYNVSPKDTPEEIGELNENKTRIQELNSTKVNYTSEMFSQINSETESIFNLSSSSPLRNGTLQSNESESSNATLSYSSLDLESEITENGTSSINVTMKSHSEILRNASELFSSDSAKNMSFSLGPFNVSITKNGSESESEEEVVIYLKNNHSEAILTSHLYPKEEHWGYEGNHELVHMEIPDHMNKYISDNSAANSNKPKTEKKKKVVHQRVKPRKGYGMKTKKRKEYKPQPPSDVSPKGFSPRGFGPSGLTPRGSRPISSEEDLMEKSIVIGVPRRDFNDYELYVQKNEQSEDFETMVDTPEEYEYIEYKDPYSKTADIQRPALDVTSQHFLKIAGDKNTRTFFITVEEEEWDYAGYGQRRPDKSSQKERPTSFKKAVFRKYLDSTFSIRDIRGEMDEHLGILGPVIKAEVDQTVMVFFRNLASRPYSLHANGVKYLKQMEGLSYEDESPYWYKQDDAVQPNNTFIYMWTINSKSGPQNNESDCRTWTYYSAVNPERDINSGLIGPLLVCRKGTLDEKPLGRREFVLLFMTFDENKSWYYEENRQRIERKNKRAVMDPNFTNNLKFDAINGIIYSLKGLRMYTNQLAKWHLINMGSPKDLHSVHFHGQTFINKELKDHRQGVYPLLPGGFATLEMLPSKPGLWQLESEVGLSQQRGMQTLFLVLDKVCDHPLGFISGTVKDEHISASDYRGQWYPHLARLHNTGKYNAWSTTKTGQYIQVDFQRPVVISKVATQGAKQLLAHNFVLNYTISYSTDKKKWTFYKGDSDTVRKATHKICTVFFNAQQTFEGNSEAYDTKENIFFPALIGRYVRLYPLHSYNYPTVRLEYYGCELDGCSVPLGMESGVITDAQITASSVASNWYTGQWHPWYARLNKYGTVNAWRAMNNDIQPWIQVELKDIKKITGIITQGAKSYGNEMFVTKYSLEYSEDGMRWTKYTDDEDYEQKTFQGNTDNNGKVKNYIYPPIFSKFIRIIPKQWQKSITMRIELLGCDFE from the exons GCACCCTGGACGGCTCCGGAAATCAGCTTCATTTCCATCAGGAGGCTGTGCTGTTGTTTGGAGTGTTTGATGAGAACAAGAGTTGGTACAGCACTGGGGGCCCTGAACAGGCACACAATGTGAAATACACTATAAATGGCTACACAAATGGCTCTATACCAG ATCTGGACATCTGTGCCCACTCCAAAGTCAGCTGGCACCTGCTGGGAATGAGCTCTGAGCCAGAGCTCTTCTCTGTGCACTTCAATGGGCAAGCCCTGGTGCATGATGGCCACAAAACCTCATCTATTGGCATCATTAGTGGAACTGCCACCAGTGCCAGTATGAATGGTATCCACCCCGGCCGCTGGCTTATTTCCTCTCACATTAGCAGGCACTTGGAAG CTGGTTTGAATGGATACCTAAATATCAAGACGTGTGATGAGTACACGGCACCAAAGAGACGGCTTACCATCCAACAGAAACAAGAAAGTCAAGTGTGGACCTACTACATAGCAGCAGAAGAGGTCATCTGGGATTATGCTCCAAATATGAAAGAAAACATGGATGG GGATTTCCGATCCAAATATTTAAAGCAGGGGCCTCAGCGAATaggtaaaaaatacaaaaaagcagTATTTACTCAGTATAAAGACGGCACGTTTAAAGAGAGAGCAGAAGATAAGCAGAGGAAGAAAGAGCTTGGGATTCTCGGGCCAGTGATAAGAGCTCAAATCAGAGATGTCATAAAG ATTGTCTTTAAAAACAAAGCATCACGTCCGTACAGTATCTATCCTCATGGACTGACCATTGATAAAGCAGCAGAAGGAGCCAATTATCCAGCAGAAG gGAACCAGACACACGGGATTCAACCAGGTCAGAATTACACATATACATGGAGTGTGTCTGAGGAAGATACACCAACGGACAGTGACCCCAGATGTCTGACCAGGATGTACCACAGTGCAGTGGACACTCCTCGAGACATTGCTTCTGGTCTTGTGGGTCCTCTTCTCATCTGTAAGAGCCAGTCCCTCAACAAAAAGAATGTCCAG CTGAAAGCAGACAAAGAACAGCATGCCATGTTTACTGTTTTTGATGAGAACAAGAGCTGGTACCATGATGAGAACATTAACACATACTGCAGTGACCCCAAAAGAGTTAAAAGAGATGATCCAGAGTTTTACAAATCCAATGTTATGCACA CAATCAATGGCTATGTCTATGAGAGTGGCCAGGAATTGGGATTTTGTAATGGTGAAATCGTGACCTGGCATGTATCAAGTGTTGGCGAACAAGATTACATCCAGACCGCCACTTTTTATGGCCATACATTTGAGCTAAAAAACAGAGAAGAGGATATGCTCAGTCTATTTCCCATGACTGGTGAAACTATCACTATGAACATGCTTAATATTG GTATTTGGCTTTTAGCATCACTGAACTCTCATGATTCCACGAAAGGGATGAGGGTGAAATTCAAGGACCTTGAATGCTTCAGAGATTACGTAATGGAGTATGATTATGAACCAGAAAAATTCACTGTATGGAAACCTGCGCCCATCAGTGATATTAAGAAAGAGGAACCAAAACAAATAATCCCTATCGTGGTTGATGAGGACACTGATAATTATGCAGCAGAATTTGGCTTGAGGTCATTAAAAAGCTTTAAAGATGATGTTGAGTTACTTGACCTTTCGATACTAGATTTTGATGATGGTTTATTGCCGACTACTGAGACAAAAAGCCCGACCCCAAGCGATGAGTTGGACAAATCACACAATGCTACTTTTGGATCTTTCAATCAGATTCATGGTTTATCAACTGAGGAGGCTGGTTTGGACAAGAGACAATCTTCAAATAAAGTCTTGAATGAAATCACAAAAGAACCATTGCTAAACAAGACAAGCATTTCTGATTCCAAACCAGAGGTCATGTCAAACAATGATACGGACAGTGTTATCTCAAATTCTCCAGTTGTAGAAAGAAACGTACGCAGTGCATCAACAAAGCCAGTGAATGAAATGGAAAGTGTCTCCACAAATGTTACTCTGGATAGTGAAATAAATACCAATATAGTAGAAAacggcagttcatcattggagaCAGACAGTTTCTCTGCTTATACTACTCAGTTAGCAAATGTCAGTTCATCACTGGAGACAGACAGTTTCTCTGCTTATACTACTCAGGTAGAAAATGTCAGTTCATCACTGGAGACAGACAGTTTCTCTGCTTATACTACTCAGGTAGTAAATGTCAGTTCATCGTTGGAGACAGACAGTTTCTCTGCTTATACTACTCAGGTAGAAAATGTTAATTCATCATTGGAGACAGACAGAGTCTCTGTGAATACTTCTCATTCTCCGGTAATTGAAACCAACATCACCCAcacaatgaatgaaacacacatttTCCCCACTAATACTAGTATCAATTCATCTGATGCTCCAGTTGGTGACAGAAACATTAACATGGAAGGTGACAGTCCATCTCTAAATTCTTCTGAATCAAATCTCTTGATTTCAAACCAAACTTTGGTCAACAAAACAACAATTCAAGCAAACACTAAAAATAACCCTGACTTAGCGGATGGTGACCATGATAGTTCGGGACACGTGTTTATATACCATGTGCCTAGTCCTGATTCTCTCTCCAACAGCTCGGAGACACAATCTGAGGAGGATTTTGTGCTTCTAAATGGTGGTCTTACCTCTGAAATTTCAACAGATTATAAGACTGTTGTAGAATATAATGTCTCACCAAAGGACACACCAGAGGAGATTGgtgaattaaatgaaaacaaaacaaggattcaAGAACTCAACAGCACAAAGGTGAATTACACCAGTGAGATGTTTTCGCAGATAAATTCTGAAACTGAGAGCATTTTTAATCTCAGTTCGTCTTCGCCTTTGAGAAACGGCACTTTGCAAAGCAACGAGTCTGAATCTTCAAATGCAACTTTGTCTTATTCCAGTCTCGACCTTGAATCTGAAATAACAGAGAACGGAACATCATCCATTAATGTTACAATGAAATCTCACAGTGAAATTTTGAGAAATGCATCAGAGCTCTTTTCTTCAGACAGTGCGAAGAATATGTCCTTTTCTCTTGGACCTTTCAATGTTTCAATCACGAAAAACGGCTCAGAAAGCGAAAGTGAAGAGGAAGTAGTCATCTATCTGAAGAACAATCACAGTGAGGCCATACTCACATCTCATCTCTATCCAAAAGAAGAGCACTGGGGTTATGAAGGCAACCACGAACTGGTTCATATGGAAATCCCAGatcacatgaacaaatacatctCAGACAATTCTGCAGCAAATTCAAATAAACcaaagactgaaaagaaaaaaaaagtagttcaCCAGAGGGTAAAGCCGAGAAAGGGATATGGCATGAAGACGAAGAAAAGGAAAGAGTATAAGCCACAGCCACCTTCTGATGTTTCTCCAAAGGGTTTTTCTCCAAGAGGTTTTGGACCTTCTGGGTTGACCCCAAGGGGAAGCAGGCCTATCTCTAGCGAGGAAGACCTGATGGAGAAATCCATTGTCATAGGAGTGCCAAGACGCGATTTCAATGATTATGAGTTATATGTTCAAAAAAATGAGCAGAGTGAAGATTTTGAAACTATGGTTGATACCCCAGAAGAATATGAATATATAGAGTACAAAGACCCTTATAGCAAAACAGCAGATATTCAAAGACCAGCGCTTGATGTAACATCCCAGCATTTCTTAAAAATTGCTGGAGACAAGAATACCAGAACTTTTTTCATCACAGTTGAAGAGGAAGAATGGGATTATGCTGGTTATGGGCAGAG GAGGCCTGATAAATCATCTCAGAAAGAGAGGCCCACATCTTTCAAAAAAGCGGTGTTCAGAAAGTACCTGGACAGCACCTTTAGTATCCGAGACATCCGAGGGGAAATGGATGAACACCTGGGAATTCTGGGTCCAGTCATTAAAGCTGAAGTTGATCAGACTGTTATG GTATTTTTTAGGAATCTTGCCAGCCGTCCATACTCTTTGCATGCAAATGgagtaaagtatttaaaacaaatgGAAGGCCTGAGTTACGAAGATGAGTCACCGTACTGGTACAAACAGGACGATGCCGTACAACCCAACAACACCTTTATCTACATGTGGACTATAAATTCCAAATCTGGGCCTCAAAATAATGAATCTGACTGTCGAACGTGGACTTATTACTCTGCAGTGAATCCG gagagagatataaactctgggCTGATTGGACCGCTTCTGGTGTGCAGGAAGGGTACACTGGATGAAAAGCCTCTGGGCAGAAGAGAGTTTGTCCTGCTCTTTATGACGTTTGATGAGAATAAAAGCTGGTACTACGAGGAGAATCGGCAGAGGATTGAAAGGAAAAACAAAAGAGCAGTCATGGATccaaattttacaaataatttaaagtttGACG ctaTCAATGGTATTATCTACAGTCTCAAAGGATTGCGAATGTACACAAATCAGCTAGCGAAGTGGCATCTGATCAACATGGGCTCTCCTAAAGACCTCCACAGTGTCCATTTCCATGGTCAAACATTCATAAATAAGGAATTAAAGGACCACCGTCAGGGTGTTTACCCACTTTTACCAG GTGGATTTGCCACACTGGAAATGTTGCCTTCAAAGCCTGGTCTCTGGCAGCTGGAGTCTGAAGTTGGACTCTCACAGCAGAGGGGAATGCAGACGTTATTCCTTGTGTTAGATAAGG TCTGTGATCATCCACTTGGTTTCATCTCTGGAACTGTGAAAGATGAACACATATCAGCATCTGACTATAGAG GACAATGGTATCCTCATTTGGCCAGACTACATAATACAGGGAAATACAATGCATGGAGTACGACAAAGACAGGACAGTACATTCAG GTGGACTTCCAGAGGCCGGTAGTGATTAGTAAAGTTGCCACACAGGGAGCCAAGCAATTGTTAGCACATAATTTTGTGCTGAACTACACCATTTCCTACAGCACTGACAAAAAGAAGTGGACTTTCTACAAGGGAGACAGCGATACTGTCAGAAAGGCAA CCCATAAGATCTGCACTGTGTTTTTCAATGCCCAACAGACTTTTGAAGGAAACAGCGAAGCTTATGACACGAAGGAGAATATATTTTTCCCAGCTCTGATTGGTCGATATGTGAGGCTGTATCCTTTACATTCTTACAACTACCCAACTGTCCGTTTGGAGTACTATGGTTGTGAGCTTGATG GTTGCTCTGTGCCATTGGGAATGGAAAGTGGTGTCATTACAGATGCTCAAATCACTGCCAGTTCTGTGGCCTCCAATTGGTACACTGGCCAGTGGCATCCTTGGTATGCGCGCTTAAATAAATATGGGACTGTCAATGCATGGCGAGCCATG AACAATGACATTCAGCCATGGATCCAGGTGGAACTCAAGGACATAAAGAAGATAACTGGAATTATAACACAGGGGGCCAAATCATATGGCAATGAGATGTTTGTGACAAAATATTCTCTGGAGTACAGTGAAGATGGCATGAGATGGACAAAGTACACGGATGATGAGGACTATGAACAAAAG ACATTTCAAGGCAACACAGATAACAATGGCAAAGTAAAGAACTACATCTACCCGCCAATATTTTCCAAATTCATCCGGATTATtccaaaacaatggcagaagtCCATCACTATGAGGATTGAGCTGCTTGGTTGTGATTTTGAATAA